Proteins from a genomic interval of Capsicum annuum cultivar UCD-10X-F1 chromosome 4, UCD10Xv1.1, whole genome shotgun sequence:
- the LOC107869579 gene encoding basic blue protein, with product MSRGNKVTIAAFAMMICILPQINISYADTFSAGDANGWGFSLNGWPNGKAFKAGDVIEFKYPVGVHNVVKVDKAGFDSCSGAGGQVFSSGDDKITLAQGTSYFICTIGPHCANGVKAAVTAN from the exons ATGTCTAGAGGGAACAAAGTCACAATTGCTGCCTTTGCTATGATGATTTGCATTTTGCCGCAAATCAACATTTCATATGCAGATACATTTTCTGCAGGTGATGCTAATGGTTGGGGTTTTAGCTTGAATGGCTGGCCTAATGGCAAGGCTTTCAAGGCTGGCGATGTTATTG AATTTAAATATCCAGTTGGGGTACACAATGTTGTGAAAGTGGACAAAGCAGGATTTGACTCTTGCAGTGGTGCTGGAGGACAAGTTTTTAGTTCTGGAGATGACAAAATAACCCTTGCACAAGGAACATCGTACTTCATTTGTACCATCGGACCACATTGTGCTAATGGTGTCAAGGCTGCTGTTACCGccaattaa